In a single window of the Terrirubrum flagellatum genome:
- a CDS encoding tetratricopeptide repeat protein: protein MRWAVASAAFIVASSAFAQQSEPMIAPGVVVPRPPGSIPAGPQPLAAIPPAILAPAPAPSASAAAPAVGALQAPLVAPRSPFASMRDALRAGVRGYNSGDMPGAVKALSYAADQGHPGALWKLGKMFASGDGVPQDPLKAFEYFSRIADEHADEPADSPNARFISNAFVSLGAYYLDGIPKTYVKADPERAREMFYYAASYFGDPDAQYNLARMLIDGNGGPKDSKQAARWLNLAADKGHPAAQAMLGNLLINGADGVPRQTARGLGLLQMAREAADPARDAWIIELHGHAFAATSEQDHDAARAFVERRLKRR from the coding sequence ATGAGATGGGCGGTCGCGTCCGCGGCGTTTATCGTCGCGTCGTCGGCGTTCGCCCAGCAGAGCGAGCCGATGATCGCTCCCGGCGTCGTCGTCCCGCGCCCGCCGGGCAGCATTCCGGCTGGCCCCCAGCCTCTCGCAGCGATTCCGCCGGCGATTCTCGCTCCGGCGCCGGCTCCCTCCGCCAGCGCGGCGGCGCCGGCGGTCGGCGCGCTTCAGGCGCCTCTGGTTGCGCCGCGCAGCCCCTTCGCCTCAATGCGCGATGCGCTGCGCGCCGGCGTGCGCGGCTACAATTCAGGCGACATGCCGGGCGCGGTGAAGGCGCTGAGCTACGCCGCCGATCAGGGGCATCCCGGCGCGTTGTGGAAGCTCGGCAAGATGTTCGCGTCAGGCGACGGCGTGCCCCAGGATCCTCTGAAGGCGTTCGAATATTTCTCGCGAATCGCCGACGAGCATGCGGACGAACCGGCGGATTCGCCGAATGCCCGCTTCATCTCGAACGCCTTCGTGTCGCTTGGCGCTTATTATCTCGACGGCATTCCCAAGACCTATGTGAAGGCCGATCCGGAACGGGCGCGCGAGATGTTCTATTACGCGGCGTCCTACTTCGGCGATCCCGACGCGCAGTATAATCTGGCGCGCATGCTGATCGATGGAAATGGCGGGCCGAAGGATTCGAAGCAGGCGGCCCGTTGGCTGAACCTCGCCGCCGACAAGGGGCATCCGGCCGCGCAGGCGATGCTTGGCAATCTCCTGATCAACGGCGCCGACGGCGTGCCGCGCCAGACGGCGCGCGGCCTCGGTCTGCTGCAGATGGCGCGCGAGGCCGCCGATCCCGCCCGCGACGCCTGGATCATCGAACTGCATGGTCACGCCTTCGCGGCGACCAGCGAGCAGGATCACGACGCGGCGCGCGCGTTCGTCGAGCGCAGGCTCAAGCGTCGCTAA
- a CDS encoding glutathione S-transferase N-terminal domain-containing protein translates to MAQKLIELHYWPTPNGWKISIMLEECALPYDVKLVNIGKGEQFKPEFLAISPNNRMPAIVDPDGPGGEPISVFESGAILQYLGRKTGKFYPSDERKRVQVEEWLYWQMGGLGPMSGQNNHFRHYAPERIPYATNRYTDEVNRLYGVMDKRLAQHEFLAGEYSIADMACIGWTRGHERQGQDINEFPHLKRWLDAVQARPAVQRGLAVAAEARAQSNLATDKEAQKILFGQRARA, encoded by the coding sequence ATGGCGCAGAAGCTCATCGAACTCCATTACTGGCCGACGCCGAACGGCTGGAAGATCTCCATCATGCTCGAGGAATGTGCGCTCCCCTATGATGTGAAGCTCGTCAACATCGGCAAGGGCGAGCAGTTCAAACCTGAATTTCTCGCCATCTCGCCGAATAATCGCATGCCTGCGATCGTCGATCCCGATGGCCCTGGCGGGGAGCCGATCTCGGTGTTCGAGTCCGGCGCCATCCTGCAATATCTCGGACGCAAGACCGGAAAATTCTATCCGTCGGACGAGCGCAAGCGCGTGCAGGTCGAGGAATGGCTCTACTGGCAGATGGGCGGGCTCGGCCCGATGTCGGGGCAGAACAATCATTTCCGGCACTATGCGCCGGAGCGCATTCCCTATGCCACGAACCGCTACACCGACGAGGTGAACCGCCTCTATGGCGTGATGGACAAGCGGCTCGCGCAGCATGAGTTCCTCGCCGGCGAGTATTCGATCGCTGATATGGCCTGCATCGGCTGGACGCGCGGCCATGAGCGGCAGGGACAGGACATCAACGAGTTCCCGCATCTGAAGCGCTGGCTCGACGCGGTGCAGGCAAGGCCCGCCGTGCAGCGCGGACTGGCTGTCGCGGCGGAAGCGCGCGCGCAGAGCAATCTCGCGACCGACAAGGAGGCGCAGAAGATCCTCTTCGGCCAGCGGGCGCGCGCCTGA
- a CDS encoding GNAT family N-acetyltransferase — MKLDDILLRPMARADLDALVALYRDDVLGRAREADDGEDQALYVAAFDRVASDPSTTVYVAETDGALVGTFQLTITPGVSQRGVIRATIESVRTRADLRGRGVGARMMDFAVAEARRRGADVVQLTSNLSRKDAHRFYERLGFSQSHAGFKLDLKAR, encoded by the coding sequence ATGAAACTCGACGATATCCTTCTTCGTCCCATGGCGCGCGCCGACCTTGATGCGCTGGTCGCGCTCTATCGCGATGACGTTCTCGGCCGCGCGCGCGAAGCTGACGATGGCGAAGATCAGGCGCTCTACGTTGCGGCGTTTGATCGCGTCGCATCCGATCCGTCGACGACGGTGTACGTGGCGGAGACGGATGGCGCGCTTGTCGGAACATTCCAACTGACGATCACGCCGGGCGTTTCGCAGCGCGGCGTGATCCGCGCGACGATTGAATCCGTGCGGACCCGCGCCGATCTGCGCGGCCGCGGCGTCGGCGCAAGGATGATGGATTTCGCCGTCGCCGAAGCGCGTCGACGTGGCGCGGACGTCGTTCAGCTCACCTCCAATCTCTCCCGGAAAGACGCGCATCGCTTCTATGAGCGGCTCGGATTCAGCCAGTCGCACGCCGGTTTCAAACTCGATCTGAAGGCGCGCTGA
- the gatB gene encoding Asp-tRNA(Asn)/Glu-tRNA(Gln) amidotransferase subunit GatB, whose amino-acid sequence MSAGRTAAPKNLIKGATGDWEVIIGMEIHAQVTSQAKLFSGASTAFGGEPNSHVSLVDAAMPGMLPVINEECVRQAIRTGLGLNARINLKSIFDRKNYFYPDLPQGYQISQYKSPIVGEGEIIVDVSPTEQITVGVERLHLEQDAGKSLHDQHPTMSYVDLNRSGVALMEIVSRPDLRSAEQARAYVTKLRTILRYLGTCDGDMEKGNLRADVNVSVRRPGEPLGTRCEIKNMNSIRFIGHAIEVEARRQIGIIEDGGTIEQETRLYDPAKGETRSMRSKEEAHDYRYFPDPDLLPLEFDQAYVDRLAAHLPELPDAKRARFIADYGLTPYDGSVLVGEKANADFFEEVARGRDGKQAANWVINELFGRLNKEGRDVENSPVNAGQLGAILDLLEKKVISGKIAKDLFEIVWTEGGDPAAIVEKRGMTQVTDMSAIEKVIDEVMAANPDKVAEAKAKPTLIGWFVGQVMKSSGGKANPQAVNQLLKTKLGIE is encoded by the coding sequence ATGTCCGCAGGCCGAACAGCCGCGCCGAAGAACCTGATCAAGGGCGCGACCGGAGATTGGGAAGTGATCATCGGCATGGAGATCCATGCGCAGGTGACGTCGCAGGCGAAGCTGTTTTCAGGCGCCTCGACCGCATTCGGCGGCGAACCCAATTCCCATGTGTCGCTCGTCGATGCGGCGATGCCGGGCATGCTGCCGGTCATCAACGAGGAATGCGTGCGGCAGGCGATCCGCACCGGACTGGGCCTCAACGCCAGGATCAATCTGAAATCGATCTTCGATCGGAAGAATTATTTCTATCCCGATCTGCCGCAAGGCTATCAGATCAGCCAGTACAAGAGTCCCATCGTGGGAGAGGGCGAAATCATCGTCGATGTGTCGCCGACGGAGCAGATCACGGTCGGCGTCGAGCGGCTGCATCTCGAACAGGACGCCGGAAAATCGCTGCATGATCAGCATCCGACGATGAGCTATGTCGACCTCAACCGGTCTGGCGTCGCGCTGATGGAGATCGTGTCGCGCCCCGATCTGCGCTCGGCCGAACAGGCGCGCGCCTATGTCACGAAGCTCAGGACGATCCTGCGTTATCTCGGCACCTGCGATGGCGACATGGAGAAGGGAAACCTGCGCGCTGACGTGAACGTGTCGGTGCGCCGGCCGGGAGAGCCGCTCGGCACGCGCTGCGAAATCAAGAACATGAATTCGATCCGCTTCATCGGTCATGCGATCGAGGTCGAGGCGCGCCGCCAGATCGGCATCATCGAGGATGGTGGAACGATCGAGCAGGAAACCCGGCTCTATGATCCGGCGAAGGGTGAGACGCGGTCGATGCGCAGCAAGGAAGAGGCGCATGATTACCGCTATTTCCCCGATCCCGATCTGCTGCCGCTGGAGTTCGATCAGGCTTATGTCGATAGGCTCGCGGCGCATCTCCCCGAACTGCCGGACGCCAAGCGCGCGCGTTTCATCGCCGACTATGGCCTGACGCCCTATGACGGCTCCGTGCTCGTCGGCGAGAAGGCGAACGCTGATTTCTTCGAAGAGGTCGCCAGGGGACGCGACGGCAAGCAGGCTGCGAACTGGGTGATCAACGAGCTCTTCGGCCGCCTCAATAAGGAAGGCCGCGACGTCGAGAATTCACCCGTCAACGCCGGTCAGCTTGGCGCGATCCTCGATCTTCTGGAGAAGAAGGTGATCTCCGGAAAGATCGCCAAGGACCTGTTCGAGATCGTCTGGACGGAAGGCGGCGATCCCGCCGCCATCGTCGAGAAGCGCGGCATGACGCAGGTCACGGACATGTCGGCGATCGAGAAGGTGATCGATGAGGTGATGGCCGCGAACCCGGACAAGGTGGCGGAAGCGAAGGCGAAGCCGACGCTGATCGGCTGGTTTGTTGGGCAGGTGATGAAGTCATCTGGCGGCAAGGCGAACCCGCAAGCGGTCAACCAGCTTCTCAAGACGAAGCTCGGGATCGAGTAG
- a CDS encoding adenylate/guanylate cyclase domain-containing protein has product MSQNPVVSSVRRRTRSSLWNWAAAIVWALPPAVLCAALILAEPTPVRAIKNLIFDSFVTWKPRAYDPQTPVRVVDIDEESLARIGQWPWPRTTLARLVKTLGDAGAAVVALDILLSEPDRTSLEQVLATMPPSPVRDELEKSWREKGVSNDAALADIVGQTPVVIGLVATSEGGAAPPMKYGLAWAGDPAIDFLRPPFSGSTLPLTPLVEAAAGVGALNFLPDRDTIVRRAPTFVRIGDKIVPSLSMEALRIAQQASTYVIKSSNANSAEAFGAHTGIVSARNGDAIIDTESDGSIRIYYSGYQAARRIPAWKVLTSEFNPEDARNRIVFVGASAAALSDVRATPIDAIAPGVEVHAEAVEHIVSGAHLVRPDYARGAEAVAIIAAGLLAAIISIAFSATVGAALAMLLAIALALGSWFLFSHNGLLFDAVFPPLSALASFASVTIASYRRSEQDKAQIRSAFGRYVSPAVIERLIADPSQLQLGGEMRDLTVMFSDIRNFTSRSERLPATEVVRFLNAVHTPMSDIVMRSGGTLDKYIGDGMMAFWNAPLDDPDHVRNALRAALAMIEALPSIAGSLPADESQPPQPPLGLGVGLHTGPACVGNLGSTHRFNYSIVGDTVNSAARIEPLCKDYGTPVIVSEAIVEAAPEFAYLEIDEVALRGRQGLTRIFALQGDAKRAASEEFQALKRQHDEALAAVRSNATDALARIAECETSPAARPLLKVYGKWRARSGASVVSDA; this is encoded by the coding sequence ATGTCGCAGAATCCAGTTGTCTCATCAGTGCGGCGGCGCACACGATCCTCCCTCTGGAATTGGGCGGCTGCGATCGTCTGGGCTTTGCCGCCGGCCGTACTATGCGCGGCGTTGATCCTCGCCGAGCCGACTCCGGTGCGAGCGATCAAGAATCTGATCTTTGACAGTTTCGTCACCTGGAAGCCACGCGCCTATGACCCGCAAACTCCCGTTCGCGTGGTCGATATCGACGAGGAATCGCTGGCGCGCATCGGGCAGTGGCCGTGGCCGCGCACCACTCTCGCGCGGCTGGTCAAGACATTGGGCGACGCCGGCGCCGCAGTAGTCGCACTCGACATCCTGCTCTCGGAGCCCGACCGCACCTCTCTCGAACAGGTGCTCGCGACCATGCCGCCGTCGCCGGTGCGTGACGAACTCGAAAAGTCCTGGCGCGAGAAGGGCGTTTCGAACGACGCAGCGCTCGCCGACATCGTCGGCCAGACGCCCGTTGTGATCGGACTCGTGGCGACATCTGAAGGCGGAGCCGCGCCGCCGATGAAATATGGGCTTGCATGGGCCGGCGATCCCGCCATCGATTTCCTGCGCCCGCCTTTTTCAGGCTCCACCCTGCCGCTTACGCCGCTCGTTGAAGCCGCTGCGGGCGTGGGCGCGCTGAACTTCCTTCCTGATCGCGACACCATCGTGCGCCGCGCCCCGACCTTCGTCCGCATCGGCGATAAGATCGTTCCGTCGCTATCCATGGAAGCGCTGCGGATCGCGCAGCAGGCTTCGACCTATGTGATCAAGTCGTCGAATGCGAACAGCGCGGAGGCGTTCGGCGCGCATACCGGCATCGTCTCCGCGCGCAACGGAGACGCGATCATTGATACAGAGTCCGACGGATCGATCCGAATCTATTATTCCGGTTATCAGGCGGCGCGCCGCATTCCCGCATGGAAGGTGCTGACCTCGGAATTCAATCCCGAAGATGCGCGCAACCGCATCGTATTCGTCGGTGCTTCCGCTGCGGCGCTTTCCGACGTTCGGGCAACTCCCATCGATGCCATCGCGCCGGGCGTGGAGGTGCATGCGGAAGCCGTCGAACATATCGTTTCCGGCGCTCATCTCGTTCGGCCAGATTATGCTCGCGGCGCTGAGGCGGTTGCAATCATCGCCGCCGGCCTGCTCGCCGCCATTATCAGCATCGCCTTCTCCGCAACCGTCGGCGCCGCGCTCGCCATGCTTCTCGCAATCGCGCTGGCGCTCGGCTCCTGGTTTCTTTTCTCCCACAATGGATTGCTGTTTGACGCTGTATTCCCGCCATTGTCGGCGCTGGCGAGCTTCGCTTCCGTCACCATCGCCTCCTATCGCCGCAGCGAGCAGGACAAGGCGCAAATCCGCAGCGCGTTCGGCCGTTATGTCTCGCCGGCGGTGATCGAGCGGCTGATCGCCGACCCGTCGCAGCTTCAGCTCGGCGGCGAGATGCGCGATCTCACCGTGATGTTCAGCGACATCAGGAATTTCACCTCGCGCTCGGAGCGCCTGCCGGCGACGGAGGTCGTTCGCTTTCTGAATGCAGTGCACACGCCAATGTCGGACATCGTCATGCGCTCGGGCGGCACGCTCGACAAATACATCGGCGACGGGATGATGGCGTTCTGGAATGCGCCGCTCGACGATCCCGACCATGTGCGCAATGCTTTGCGCGCCGCGCTCGCCATGATCGAAGCGCTGCCGTCGATCGCCGGGAGCCTACCGGCAGACGAGTCGCAGCCTCCTCAGCCCCCTCTCGGTCTCGGCGTCGGGCTTCACACCGGGCCGGCCTGCGTCGGCAATCTCGGCTCGACCCATCGCTTCAACTATTCGATCGTCGGCGACACCGTGAACAGCGCCGCGCGCATCGAGCCTTTGTGCAAGGACTATGGAACGCCCGTCATTGTCTCCGAGGCGATCGTCGAGGCGGCGCCGGAATTCGCCTATCTCGAAATCGACGAAGTGGCGCTGCGCGGACGGCAGGGGCTGACCCGCATCTTCGCGTTGCAAGGGGACGCGAAACGGGCGGCGAGCGAGGAGTTTCAGGCTCTCAAGCGCCAGCATGACGAGGCGCTGGCGGCGGTCCGCTCAAATGCGACCGATGCGCTTGCGCGCATCGCGGAGTGCGAAACATCGCCCGCGGCCCGACCGCTGCTCAAAGTCTATGGAAAATGGCGCGCCAGATCCGGTGCGTCGGTTGTTAGCGACGCTTGA
- a CDS encoding FecR family protein codes for MRKALFVPAILAMLAAGGERVAAQVVIGEAAQAAPNVTGTLGARRAVISSGDSVHQNELVQTTAAGGAMLSFEDSTRLSVGPSSSVRLDKFVYNPDATARQAVVNMTRGVFRFATGVSNPRAFTLQTPQAVIGIRGTIVEFEVSSSVSRITLQRGAITVCARVGRRTCLDAGAPGQVIVVTSLGEITLAGGFNGRDLTGGGDTGGIGDGGGRGGGDSGGRNNR; via the coding sequence ATGCGCAAGGCCCTGTTCGTCCCGGCGATTCTCGCGATGCTGGCCGCGGGCGGCGAACGCGTTGCGGCGCAGGTCGTGATTGGCGAAGCCGCTCAGGCGGCGCCCAACGTGACCGGCACCCTCGGCGCGCGGCGGGCGGTGATCTCCTCAGGAGATTCCGTGCATCAGAACGAACTCGTGCAGACCACGGCCGCTGGCGGCGCGATGCTTTCCTTCGAGGATTCGACCCGTCTGTCGGTCGGTCCGTCTTCGAGCGTGCGTCTCGACAAGTTCGTCTACAACCCCGACGCGACGGCGCGGCAGGCGGTGGTGAACATGACGCGCGGCGTATTCCGCTTCGCGACCGGCGTGTCCAATCCGAGAGCCTTCACGCTGCAGACGCCGCAGGCGGTGATCGGCATTCGCGGCACGATCGTCGAGTTCGAGGTGTCGTCTTCCGTCTCGCGCATCACGCTGCAGCGCGGCGCGATCACCGTTTGCGCCCGCGTCGGCCGGCGCACATGCCTTGACGCGGGCGCGCCAGGACAGGTCATCGTCGTGACGTCGCTTGGCGAAATCACGCTCGCCGGCGGCTTCAATGGTCGCGATCTCACGGGCGGAGGCGACACCGGCGGCATCGGCGATGGGGGCGGCCGCGGCGGCGGCGATTCAGGCGGCCGCAACAATCGCTGA
- the xth gene encoding exodeoxyribonuclease III has translation MRIATWNVNSVRQRVEHLAAWLKERAPDVVCLQEIKCVDDAFPREAIESLGYNVATHGQKTFNGVALLSKFPLADIRRGLPGADDDEQARYIEALIEAPGGVVRVASIYLPNGNPIGTDKFRYKLAWMDRLIAHARELLTLEEAVVLAGDYNVIPQPIDAKNPSLWLGDALFQPESRGALRKLCALGFTEAVRAATDEEGVYSFWDYQAGAWQKNNGIRIDHLLMSPIAADRFLNASVDKYVRGWEKSSDHVPVVIDLAA, from the coding sequence ATGCGCATCGCCACCTGGAACGTCAACTCGGTGCGGCAGCGCGTGGAGCATCTCGCGGCGTGGCTGAAGGAGCGCGCCCCCGACGTCGTCTGCCTGCAGGAGATCAAATGCGTCGATGACGCCTTCCCCCGCGAGGCGATCGAAAGCCTTGGCTATAATGTAGCGACGCATGGGCAGAAGACGTTCAACGGCGTCGCTCTCCTCTCGAAGTTCCCGCTTGCCGATATCAGGCGCGGCCTGCCCGGCGCCGACGATGATGAACAGGCGCGCTATATCGAAGCGCTCATCGAGGCGCCCGGCGGCGTCGTGCGCGTCGCCTCGATCTATCTGCCCAACGGCAATCCGATCGGCACGGACAAGTTCCGCTACAAGCTCGCCTGGATGGATCGCCTCATAGCCCATGCGCGCGAACTTCTCACGCTTGAGGAAGCGGTCGTGCTCGCCGGCGACTATAATGTGATCCCGCAACCGATCGACGCGAAGAACCCCTCGCTGTGGCTCGGCGACGCTTTGTTCCAGCCGGAAAGCCGCGGCGCCTTGCGCAAGCTCTGCGCGCTTGGATTCACCGAGGCGGTGCGCGCCGCGACCGATGAGGAAGGCGTCTACAGCTTCTGGGATTATCAGGCCGGCGCCTGGCAGAAGAACAACGGCATCCGCATCGACCATCTCCTGATGTCGCCGATCGCCGCCGATCGTTTCCTGAATGCGTCGGTCGACAAATATGTCCGAGGCTGGGAGAAATCGTCAGATCATGTGCCCGTGGTGATCGATCTCGCGGCCTGA